DNA sequence from the Thermoanaerobaculia bacterium genome:
GGCGCCCGCCGGTTGACCGCCATGCGCGAGGCGTGACGTTGATCCGACATGCCGCCTCCGGGGCGATTCGCCGGATGCGCCGCTTCTGGAATCCGGCCGCCGCGGCGCTGCCGGGAGAAGACTACAAGTCGGTGTGGAACCGCGCCGCCGAGAAGAACGCGGTGGACGCGATCTTCACCGGCGCCGACGCCGCCATCTTCGAGAGCTCCGGGGAAGGAGACGCCGCGCGGCTGCGCCCGCTGGCGGGGCCCGGGGCCCGGGTGCTCAACATCGGCTGCGGCATCGGGCGCGTCGATCGGTACCTCGCGCCGTTCGTCGGCGAACTGTGGGGCGTCGACATCAGCGGCGAGATGATCGCCCGCGCGCGGGCGCGCCTGGCCGGGTTCCCGAACGTGCGGCTCCGGGAGCTGGGACTCGGCGAGTTCCTGTCCGCCTTCGAAAGCGGGACGTTCGACCTCGTCTTTTCCTTCCTCGTCCTCCAGCACATGGAGCGCGAGGACGCCTTCCGGTATCTCGAAGATGCCGCCAGGATCCTCCGCCCCGGCGGAGCGCTGTCGGTCCAGTTCCCGAATCTGCTTTCCCCCGAATACACGGCGGCTTTCGTCGAAGGCGCCCGCGTCGCCACGCGCAGCTCGGGGAGGGTTCGCGCGTACACCGAGGCGGAGGTCGGCCACCTCCTCGCGCTCGCCGGATTCCGGGTCGAGTCCATGACGGTTTCCGCGGGGGCACGCGGGAACGCCGAGATCTACGCGACGGCCCGGCGGTGAGAGTCGGCCCCGCCTCGGCGCTCCTCCGGCGGCTCGGCTTTCTCGGAGGCTACCGCGCGGTCTGGAATTACCATGCCCGGCGGGACGCGCGGCAGGCGATTTTCTCGGGATCGTCGGAGGAGTCCTTCGAGGAAGCAGGACGGCGCGACGCCGAACGGATCGCGCGGCTCGCGCCCTCCGGCGCGCGTGTCCTGAACATCGGGTGCGGCATCGGGCGCGTGGAGAAGTACCTCGCCCCCGCGGTCGCCGAGATGCATGCCGTCGACATCAGCGGCGGCATGATCGCCCGCGCCCGGGCGCGGCTGGCGGGC
Encoded proteins:
- a CDS encoding class I SAM-dependent methyltransferase; protein product: MTLIRHAASGAIRRMRRFWNPAAAALPGEDYKSVWNRAAEKNAVDAIFTGADAAIFESSGEGDAARLRPLAGPGARVLNIGCGIGRVDRYLAPFVGELWGVDISGEMIARARARLAGFPNVRLRELGLGEFLSAFESGTFDLVFSFLVLQHMEREDAFRYLEDAARILRPGGALSVQFPNLLSPEYTAAFVEGARVATRSSGRVRAYTEAEVGHLLALAGFRVESMTVSAGARGNAEIYATARR